The proteins below are encoded in one region of Sporosarcina sp. FSL K6-1508:
- a CDS encoding ring-cleaving dioxygenase → MNHLKGIHHVTAITSSAEKNYEFFTYVLGMRLVKKTVNQDDIQTYHLFFADDKGSAGTDMTFFDFPGIPKGTHGTNEIYKTAFRVPTDVALDYWVKRFDKYKVKNNGIEEVFGKKTISFVDFDDQQYMLISDEFNKGIESGTPWQSGPVPLEYAITGLGPIHVRIAQFDYLKETLEKVMLMREIAQEGSLHLFEMGEGGNGAQVIVEHNTISPEGRQGYGTVHHAAFRVEDTKVLYEWIEHMEAAGFSTSGYVDRFFFESLYARVAPGILFEWATDGPGFMGDEPYETVGEILSLPPFLEGKRQQIEALVRPINTVRSTLKIEKEHL, encoded by the coding sequence ATGAACCATTTAAAAGGAATTCACCATGTAACAGCTATTACAAGTAGTGCAGAAAAGAACTATGAGTTTTTCACATACGTATTAGGAATGCGTTTAGTAAAGAAAACAGTCAATCAGGATGATATTCAAACATATCACCTATTCTTCGCAGATGATAAAGGCTCAGCGGGTACAGATATGACATTTTTCGATTTCCCAGGTATTCCAAAAGGAACACATGGAACGAACGAGATTTATAAAACTGCTTTCCGTGTACCGACAGACGTAGCACTTGATTACTGGGTGAAACGTTTTGATAAGTATAAAGTGAAAAACAATGGTATTGAAGAAGTGTTCGGTAAAAAAACAATTTCATTTGTGGACTTTGATGACCAACAATATATGTTGATTTCTGATGAATTTAATAAGGGTATTGAATCAGGAACGCCTTGGCAAAGTGGTCCCGTACCATTGGAATATGCAATTACCGGATTAGGACCGATTCATGTTCGTATCGCACAATTTGATTATTTAAAAGAGACTTTGGAAAAAGTGATGTTAATGCGTGAGATTGCGCAAGAAGGTTCACTGCATTTATTTGAAATGGGTGAAGGTGGGAATGGTGCGCAAGTAATTGTGGAACATAATACGATTTCCCCCGAAGGTCGCCAAGGCTACGGTACAGTTCATCATGCAGCCTTCCGCGTAGAAGATACGAAAGTATTATATGAATGGATTGAACATATGGAAGCTGCTGGTTTCAGTACTTCGGGGTATGTGGATCGCTTCTTCTTTGAATCTTTATATGCACGCGTAGCACCTGGCATCCTTTTTGAATGGGCAACAGATGGTCCTGGCTTTATGGGGGACGAACCCTATGAAACAGTAGGGGAAATCTTGTCGTTACCGCCATTCCTAGAAGGAAAACGTCAGCAAATTGAGGCATTGGTAAGACCGATTAATACAGTGCGTAGCACACTTAAAATAGAAAAAGAGCACTTATAA
- a CDS encoding NADPH-dependent FMN reductase has translation MGFFNKLFGTQQEEEKTMTTSNIGIILGSTREGRVSPQVGAWVKELADKRGDANYTIIDIAEYKLPLLGEAGGDASGAAAWSEIIAKQDGFVFIVQEYNHSITGALKNALDYLRDEWNNKAAGIVSYGSVGGARATEHLRGILSELSVAHVRVHPALSLFTDFENGTDFKPAAVQADSVNQMLDQVIPWTTALNTVRN, from the coding sequence ATGGGATTTTTCAATAAATTATTTGGTACACAACAAGAGGAGGAAAAGACAATGACAACATCAAACATAGGAATTATTTTAGGATCAACACGTGAAGGACGCGTAAGTCCACAAGTCGGGGCATGGGTAAAAGAATTAGCAGATAAACGTGGGGATGCAAACTACACGATTATCGATATTGCAGAATACAAATTACCACTTTTAGGTGAAGCTGGCGGCGACGCATCAGGTGCAGCAGCATGGTCAGAAATCATCGCAAAACAGGACGGATTCGTATTCATCGTTCAAGAATACAATCACTCTATCACAGGAGCACTAAAAAATGCGTTAGATTATTTACGTGATGAGTGGAACAACAAAGCTGCTGGTATTGTATCATACGGTTCAGTTGGTGGAGCTCGTGCAACAGAACATTTACGTGGTATTTTAAGTGAATTATCTGTAGCGCATGTTCGTGTACATCCAGCGCTATCGTTATTTACAGACTTCGAAAATGGTACAGACTTCAAACCAGCTGCTGTACAAGCAGATTCAGTAAACCAAATGTTAGACCAAGTTATTCCTTGGACAACTGCGTTAAATACAGTACGTAACTAA
- a CDS encoding YwqH-like family protein, with the protein MLGYYYALLSKKKGEVARLYACQSSLSEKQQQFTMKEHKCLEPELSATTWHGRHATDFQAIREEGIHTAYLEIAGAQFAKVYSAIAAKIASLQAEIASIQQTIERLLAEEAAREKEKTSN; encoded by the coding sequence TTGCTTGGCTATTACTATGCACTATTGAGTAAGAAGAAAGGGGAGGTTGCACGTCTTTATGCGTGTCAATCCTCACTAAGCGAAAAACAGCAGCAATTCACTATGAAAGAACACAAATGTTTGGAACCAGAACTTTCGGCCACGACTTGGCATGGTAGACATGCTACTGATTTTCAAGCTATTCGTGAAGAGGGAATTCACACAGCTTATTTGGAGATTGCAGGTGCCCAGTTCGCAAAGGTATATAGTGCAATTGCAGCAAAAATTGCTTCACTTCAGGCAGAAATCGCCTCCATTCAACAGACTATCGAGCGTCTATTGGCCGAGGAAGCGGCAAGGGAAAAAGAAAAGACTTCCAACTAA
- a CDS encoding YwqI/YxiC family protein translates to MSTEVKIDYGEVENQLKEMNSETESLIPRVEPPITGNTMDVVTKQTKLSIQLEQLLMNYQTILMENSKTTTSSVEFMRESDEKIATVVHSTLSGPKQAML, encoded by the coding sequence ATGTCGACCGAAGTGAAGATAGACTATGGAGAAGTTGAAAACCAACTAAAGGAAATGAACAGTGAAACGGAGTCACTCATTCCAAGAGTTGAACCACCGATTACGGGGAATACGATGGATGTCGTGACTAAACAGACGAAGTTGTCGATTCAACTGGAACAGCTTTTGATGAACTATCAAACTATATTAATGGAGAATAGTAAAACGACGACTAGCTCCGTTGAATTCATGCGTGAATCAGACGAAAAAATAGCGACTGTTGTGCATAGTACATTATCCGGACCGAAGCAGGCGATGTTATAA
- a CDS encoding ribonuclease YeeF family protein translates to MKVVNVSPFHDGLRRNNTMLNRLENEMKAIETAVEGLVALEDSLKGQGGDAIRAFYAECHLPFLLFFMTLKSNYVKVLTQMDYALDALEPDMNGFIRETFLEGEVEAGLKEIAQLTSGLTDEANDIMNQVADIVALPHLNDSDVQGGSGMHGGNGILRLPICMNLMRTRRGL, encoded by the coding sequence ATGAAAGTAGTAAATGTCAGCCCTTTCCACGATGGCTTGCGGCGGAATAATACCATGCTAAATCGTTTGGAAAATGAAATGAAAGCAATCGAGACCGCAGTCGAAGGACTTGTTGCGCTGGAAGACTCATTGAAAGGACAAGGTGGTGATGCAATCCGTGCATTTTACGCGGAGTGCCACTTGCCGTTCTTATTGTTTTTCATGACGCTTAAAAGCAATTACGTAAAAGTCCTCACTCAAATGGATTACGCACTCGATGCGCTGGAACCGGATATGAACGGGTTCATCCGTGAAACCTTCCTTGAAGGAGAGGTTGAAGCCGGACTTAAGGAGATAGCCCAACTGACAAGCGGTCTCACCGACGAAGCGAACGACATTATGAATCAGGTCGCCGATATCGTTGCCCTTCCACATTTGAATGATAGTGATGTGCAGGGGGGGTCCGGGATGCACGGAGGAAACGGGATATTACGATTGCCGATTTGTATGAATT